The Phragmites australis chromosome 1, lpPhrAust1.1, whole genome shotgun sequence genomic interval TCTGCGCCTCGCCCACACTGTGACCACGTCAGCGATCCGCGTCGAATCCCATCGCAGCCGTCCACTTGAAGCAGCACCAACGCCTCACAACCCTCCACGTCAGTGATCCGCGGCTACTACCCTCGCACCAATCAGCGCCCGCCGCTCCTACTCTATAAACACACCGCATCCCTCTGCTCTTCCCTTCACACAGCGATCCAAACCCGACCGAGTGAAACCTCACATCGAGCCCAAGCCGCACCGCACCCATGGCGCCCAAGGCGGAGAAGAAGCCGGCGGCAAAGAAGCCCGCGGAGGAGGAGCCCGCTGCAGAGAAGGCGGAGAAGGCCCCGGCGGGGAAGAAGCCCAAGGCGGAGAAGCGGCTCCCGGCGGGCAAGTCCGCCGGTAAGGAGGGCGGCGacaagaaagggaagaagaaggcgaAGAAGAGCGTGGAGACATACAAGATCTACATCTTCAAGGTGCTGAAGCAGGTGCACCCGGACATCGGGATCTCCTCCAAGGCCATGTCcatcatgaactccttcatcaATGACATCTTCGAGAAGCTCGCCGCGGAGGCCGCCAAGCTTGCTCGCTACAACAAGAAGCCCACCATCACCTCCCGCGAGATCCAGACCTCCGTCCGCCTCGTCCTCCCAGGGGAGCTCGCCAAGCACGCCGTCTCCGAGGGCACCAAGGCCGTCACCAAGTTCACCTCGTCTTAGGTTGCCTCTGGTACTATTAGTAGTGGTTGGGTGGTGTTGGTAGTTGTGGCTTAGTTTATCTGGTAAGTTAGTAGTTGCAGTGAAATGAAATCAATGGTCTGTTTGTAGTTGGGTTGCGATATAAATTATGGTGCTTCTGGAACAATGTCCCCTCATGGATCGGGAATAGTAATGGTGCCCGATCCATTGTTCTCATTTCTGTTATATGATGTTCTTCCTGCGATTGCACTTGTGCTTCGTGGTTAGTTATTGACGTCAAAAAGTATATGACCGAAATCTGGAACATAAGTGAATGTGAAATTTCTGGAGTAATTATGGTTcttgttgcatgcttgtcaTTGTCTTTTGTGTTTGTAGGTTCATAATTTACTCTAGGGTAATTTTTCTTGGCTTCTTATATCTCTGAACTGAGTTTGCCTGGAGGGGAGACATTCTTGTCTCTTGCAGCTGTACTGCTTTCTGGGATGCAAGCAGTAAGTTTCTGCATCATTTGCATTCTGGAATCTTTAGAATGTGTAATGGATGTGCTGTTGGAGAAATATGGATGTGCTGTTTGAGTGGTGAAGTAATATGGAGGGAGAATTTTTATAGATGGCAATTCATATGTGGATATGGATGGTGTATTATAGATGGTCTGTTGAGTTGCTATAATAAGCTTTTGTTGACTTGTTAATACGGTATGGCCACTGCTTAGAACTATTGTGGACCTTTTAATTTTGACATCTAAGGTAAAACTGCTTGATGTATTACATTGTTCTGATGCTGTCCGAGAGAAGCATAGCTATGCTGATTGAAATATGCCACATGTGGCTTTGGTTATTCCAGGATAATGCCCCACCAGCATACTTGCTCGTTGCTGTTCTGAATGTTTGCTGTGTGGAAGGCTCCTCTTTCTGTTCATCTCTTCCTATAAGTTACTGGCAATCTACCCTAAGAAACATTAAGCTGGCAACCATGTGGAGTGTCTTGCCCAACCTTCAGATCTGAttgtttatttttgttgcaactCTGCAGAGTGATGTCTTTCTTTTGATGTTCTCCTATGGGTTAGCTGGAAATTTAATTGCATGCATCTCCATGCTTGCATATAACACTGGTAATCCAGAACCCCAAAAGTCCTGAATTCATACATATACACAGTGTTACCTGGATACAGACACGGGTGTTGGAATCTGACTCGGATTTAGGTGTTtgattcggcaaagaaaatttgaacATGTGAAATACAACTCGGAACCTGACATGGATTCGGGATGTCTAATTCAGCAAAAAAAATTTACACAcgggtgtccaggtaacactgctTCTACTGCTATCATTGAATTCTGTGTGCATTCATAAAAAGTGGTATctttttcatatgaaagttTGGCCTTACATGAGTAACAATACACCCTACTGGATAAATTTCTAACTTGGTTTTTTTTAACCTGTGACAGACCCATATGATGCAGTGGGATGAAAGAGAAAAACAACATGCAGCAAACAACTGGTTAGTACCTCTATATtaaagcaacaaatgcagaagaCGTAAGTATTACACTTGCAGCATTGGTCTGAACTCTGAaataaatagagaaaaactatTGTAGACACAGCTCGTCGTGTTACCTACTTCTGGACTTGTAGTGAAATATTAAACCCTATCTTTAGACCTTACATTCTTATGCTTTCAAGAAAGTTCCTGTGCTTGTTGTCCATATTAGCCGTGAGATGGTTGAGGAAGTCACTAAAGCTGCTCTCTTTGTACTTCTGGGGATTTTGCTCATCCACAAGCTCCTTGGCACAGGCGACCTTCTCATGTATTGCAAAACCACGAATGCTACCTACGGATAGCCTTGCTTCTTCAGGATTCAGAATGGCACGGTGAACAACAGTCTTTCCAGTTGTTGCTGTTGCGGTCAGCAACTTCAAGGCCCCGACATCTTGTGACCAAGATGGTAAGGAACCCGTAATCAGAAAGTGGAGTACTCATAGCACCTTCTGATAATTTTTAATGCAGGTATTCCTTGCCCAATCCTAGGCCTTCTAGTATTTTCCTTGCCCAATCCTAGGCCTTCTAGTATTTTCCTTGCCCAATCCTAGGCCTTCTAGTATTTTCCTTGCCCAATCAGTTGCAAAGCCACCCTCTTTGCTTTGACAGCATATTTTCCCATGTCTTCCCTCGTTTCAGTAAACAAAAAGGAGTCATTTCAATTCTTATAAACATGCACAACTAATTTTTGTAGTTCAGGTTTGTAGTAGGAAATTTTGAAAAAGCTGTTTTGCCCTGTGGATGGCCATAATGCTTTAGGAACGCCCTTGACATGCTAATACTATATTTTCGGAGGTCGTTGGATGCAAACTCTTTTGTCTCACTTGATAGTTGGAAGAATTTTGAAGCTGCTTCAACAGCACCATCCATGACAGATTGACTGATCCCATGGGTTATAACATGCCCTTCACTGATGCATGGGTTAGCCCATTCAATGGGTCCAGATGTCAGTGGCTTAAGAATGAAAAAAGTGTGCACCGAGTCTCAGTTTAGGTTACTGTTCACTTCCAATTTTTTCCTCTTCCTATTCCTGAAAGTGTTGATTTATTGAAACCTGGTCAAGTCAGTTGACGATGAAGTATTTTTGTTCAGCATGTTGTCATCTCAGAAGGAAATCAGAATAAAGAATAAATGATTCCGCAAAATGAGGGGAAAAGGTGTCATTTTAATGTAGAGTTCAGTCATGATAGGGAGTTGAATGATTCTGGAGGGTAGAATTTTTGCAGTCGCACTGCTTTGGGAATGCTAATACAAAACTGGGCATCATTTGGATAACTGAATCCCGGAATCTAGAGAATGTGTAAGAAGCTGATTACTTTTTCATACAGTATGGCCACTGTTCTAGTGCTATTGTGGAGCTTCAATTTTTTACCCATGGTTAAATTTCTTCTCGTGTTAAATTTTCTGATGTTATTTTAGAGAAATATAGCTCTGAGAAAATATGCTAACAACCACCTATAGCGTCGATTATCCAAAGATCATGCCCCACCACTTGTTTGCTCATTGCTGTTCTGAATGTCTACTGCATTAATTAGTTCATGGGATCTGGATTAGCGTGGGAGTTCGGAACTTTTCAGCTTTCATAGGGTAGGATTTTGACTCGTACATCTTATTGACAATTCTGTATAAAAAAGGCATACTAACTACTGGTAAAACTCTCTATGTTTGACACATTTACAAAACATCCTTTAGACTTGCATACATTTGATGTAAAGAAATGTAGATTATTGAGAAAGGAAGGATATGATATTGACTCATACATCTTATTGACAATTCTCTAGAAAAGGTGGCACACTCACAACTGGTGACACTCTGGACTGTTGACACATTTACTAAACGCTCTCTATAGTCGTATATTCGATGtaaacaattgcatgttgttAAGAGAAAAATGATAGAACTGCAGCGTTATACACATATCCAGTTATTTATGTTAAGTATCATCTGCAGTCTTCTTGCCCATTTTCAGCTTTACTTCTTAATTGTTACAAATTACTGCAGAGTTGTGTCCACTCCATGTTCCACCATAAGAGATCTGGCAAGATTGAGGTATGAATCTCTGATAGCATGCATTTCAGTGGCCGCATCCCGTATGAGTGTACGCTCCCTAGGTTGTTTCTTTGAGCATGATATTCCGAGAGCAATGACAGAAACCAAACAATTCTCAATTCTACATCTTGTAGTGCTGTTAAAGGCGCCTGTGTGCAGCCACATTGTCATATCGGCTATCTCCCAAATTCTCTCTGGAAGAGCATCTTCTGAAAACTTGTGCAGATCCAAGGAACCTCTGAACGTATCATCTGTTGGGCTCCTTCCTGTAAACATCTCAAGCAACAATATCCCGAGGCTATAAACATCACCGAGAGTTGAGACGGAAGAACCTTCACCATACTCTATATTTGAGCAAAAAAATTGTATTTATTAGCTTGCCATGTTTATAAGCTAGGAATGACATAACGAACAAATACTAAAACACAACAATTTCAGTTACCTGGGGCAACATAACCTATGGAGCCTCTTATTCCAATTGTGCTATTTGAATTCTGCAGTGCTCTACTTGCAGTTTCTGGAAGAATTCTTGATATGCCAAAGTCTCCAACTCGGGCACTCATGTCTTCTGCAAGAAGGATGTTGCTTGGCTTTATATCACAATGAATAATTGGTGGCTCACAATGATTATGAAGATACTCCAAAGCATCCATAATATCGACGGCAATATCTAGCCTTTGTGCTAGGCTGAGAGTATTGCTTAGAGTGGGCATGCCAGATTGTGGATGAAGCCAACCATTTAAGGTACCTTTGGGCATGAACTCAAAAACCAGGGCCTTGAACTCTTGACCTTGGTAATTGATGCTTGAGCAGCATGTGATGATCTTTATGAGACAACGGTGACGCACTCTTCTCAGTGCCTCACATTCAGCCACAAAACTTCTAGTAGATCCAGATTGTTCAAGGTTAAAAACCTTCACAGCAGCAATTATTCCCTGATCTTGAAAAGTGCATTTATATACCGCCCCAAAGCTTCCTTCACCAAGCAAATTAGCTTCTGAAAATCCATTGGTTCCATTTGCTAATGTATGGTAAGAAACTCTTCTATAGTGTTCCTCAATTACTGGTGGTAGGAATGGGTTCTTCTGCCTTCGTTTAAGTTTCTTATAGTTCAGCTGAATGAGGACAATAACAAAAGCTAAGAACAAGAGTGCACCAATTGTTGCCAGAGCTATTGTAAGAGACTTTAACCATCCTTTTCTGTTATTTTTCATGGAATTCGTGTGGCATGGAGCTAAATGAAGCTGAGGTATTCCACCACAAAGCTCATTATTTCCAGTGattgaaaagttagccaaattTCTGAATATTCCCTCTTTTGGCACTTCCCCTTGCAGATTGTTGAAGGACAGATCCAATTCCGATAGTGATGTCAAATTCTGCAGTATCACTGGTATCGGCCCAGACAAATTGTTGTGTGCCAGATACAATTGTTGCAGGTTGCGGATACTACCAATGGTATCCGGAATTGTACCAGACAAGTTATTCATGGACAACTTTAGCTCAGTGAGACCCTTTATATCATTCAGAGATTTAGGTATGCTTCCCTCAAATGAGTTATTGTCCAACCAAAGTACTTGCAGCACGGTGCAGTGCCCAATATTATCAGGTATCTCACCAGACAACTGGTTTCCAGATAAAACAAGGTTGTTTAGGTTTCCCAAGCTACCAACTTCAGATGGAAGGGGTCCCGATAGTGAATTGTGTGATAAGTCTAAGTAAGTAGAAAGGACTGGTAGTTTGAAAATGTCTTTAGGAATTGGACCGTTCAGGCTGTTCATTGACAAATCAAGAGATAACAGATTCTTTAGCTTCGCTATGCTTGCTGGAATCGGTCCCTCCAGGTTGCAATTGTGTGCATCAAGGGTATTCAAGTTTGAGAGATTTCCGATGGATGAAGGTATGAGGCCTGACAAGCAAGTGTTGTACAAATATAGCACAGCCAAATTTCCCAGCTTGCCGATGCTCTCTGGAATCAATCCGGATATGGATGTATCCCCGAAAGTGAGGGCTTGGAGGCCGACCAGATTGCTGATATCTGAGGGGATGCTTCCCGTGATCCCAGTTTGACTCAACAGAAGGTCTTGTAGGGTTGTTGAGAGATTCGCTATTGAACTTGGCAGCTGCCCAGTGAAACCGGCGTTGATACCGATTTCGAAACGTTGGAGCTGGCTACAGTTTGATAGTGAAGTGATGAATTCCCACCCCTCGCGGTCGTCTGCTTCTAGCAAGTTGTCGTACAGGTATAGACGTTGTAGAGCTCGTAATCTACCAAGTGTGCCAGGCACATATCCACTGAGCTTATTTCTAGAGATGTCGAGTACTTGGAGAGTAGTGAGGTTGGAGAGCGAAGAAGGGATGGTTCCGGTGAACTTGTTGCCAGCAAAGCTAAGAAACTGCATGCTGCGGAACCTGCTTCCGATGTCTGCAGGAATGCTTCCATGGAGCATGTTGTATTGAATTAGTAACGTTTCCAAAGAAGACAAGTTGTAGAGTGAGACAGGGGGCTCGCTGGAGagcctgttttttttttttttttgataaaaagcgGAACTTCAATTAAACACAAGTAATTCTACAAAGGTGAAAGTCACCCCAGGAAGAAGATTGCAATGCCTCGAGTACTGGACATTGTTGATCATGAAAGAGATTGTTACACATGAAAGAACAGGATGTCCTGTCAGGTTGATTCCAAGCTTTTCGGGTCAGGCTGTGAGCCATCTTGTTAAGTTCTCTTCGAATCTTTCTAGCTTCGAATagaatttctctattgttgttAAAGAACTCAGCAAGAATTGGTCGCAAGTTCCAGTGACCCGGCGTTGTAATGATATCGCCTTTGTGCAGGGCTGTCACCAAAGTTTGATTATCTGAAATATAAGTCACTTGGTTGAGGCCTAGAGACTTCACCACTTTTGCTGCAAGACTGACAGCTTGTGCTTCGGCCATCAAAGGTCCATGAGCTTGAAAGATCTGTGCCGTGATGAATATACCTGCAAAAGATGAATTTGGAGCTGTGTTGCGAATGAAAAGTCCCAGACCTGCCTTTCGAGGTTCAGTTATTTGCGTATCTGGGAGGATGGCGGCATCAGCGTAGCACCTTGGACCTGGGAGTAAAGACCTCAAATTACTTTGCATACCTGAAATATTTAGTTGCCTTTGAAGTTGTTGTGGACCTTGTTCCCCCTCCTGTATGTGTTGCACTGATCTGGAGATATCATCTTGATGTGCATTGGCTGCTCCTCCAATCTGAACACGTTGTACTATAACCTGTGCTTCTACATGGTCTTGTACACCAT includes:
- the LOC133890018 gene encoding histone H2B.1, which encodes MAPKAEKKPAAKKPAEEEPAAEKAEKAPAGKKPKAEKRLPAGKSAGKEGGDKKGKKKAKKSVETYKIYIFKVLKQVHPDIGISSKAMSIMNSFINDIFEKLAAEAAKLARYNKKPTITSREIQTSVRLVLPGELAKHAVSEGTKAVTKFTSS
- the LOC133889270 gene encoding probable LRR receptor-like serine/threonine-protein kinase At3g47570, yielding MATRSVSLLLLLLLSAPMSISTLVAAEANDEAALLAFKATAVSGGSDDNPLASWNRTTAGGFCSWEGVTCERRHRRVVALSLSSHGLNGILSPVVGNLSFLRVLDLSFNGFIGEIPASIGRLRRLQALNLSYNALSGELPANLTSSTSLTIMALRFNQLRGLVPSKLGSKLIRLRFLDLENNNFTGVIPASLSNLSSLSTLNLSHNQLEGTIPLGLSHNQLDGILGLRVLHLGFNRLSSEPPVSLYNLSSLETLLIQYNMLHGSIPADIGSRFRSMQFLSFAGNKFTGTIPSSLSNLTTLQVLDISRNKLSGYVPGTLGRLRALQRLYLYDNLLEADDREGWEFITSLSNCSQLQRFEIGINAGFTGQLPSSIANLSTTLQDLLLSQTGITGSIPSDISNLVGLQALTFGDTSISGLIPESIGKLGNLAVLYLYNTCLSGLIPSSIGNLSNLNTLDAHNCNLEGPIPASIAKLKNLLSLDLSMNSLNGPIPKDIFKLPVLSTYLDLSHNSLSGPLPSEVGSLGNLNNLVLSGNQLSGEIPDNIGHCTVLQVLWLDNNSFEGSIPKSLNDIKGLTELKLSMNNLSGTIPDTIGSIRNLQQLYLAHNNLSGPIPVILQNLTSLSELDLSFNNLQGEVPKEGIFRNLANFSITGNNELCGGIPQLHLAPCHTNSMKNNRKGWLKSLTIALATIGALLFLAFVIVLIQLNYKKLKRRQKNPFLPPVIEEHYRRVSYHTLANGTNGFSEANLLGEGSFGAVYKCTFQDQGIIAAVKVFNLEQSGSTRSFVAECEALRRVRHRCLIKIITCCSSINYQGQEFKALVFEFMPKGTLNGWLHPQSGMPTLSNTLSLAQRLDIAVDIMDALEYLHNHCEPPIIHCDIKPSNILLAEDMSARVGDFGISRILPETASRALQNSNSTIGIRGSIGYVAPEYGEGSSVSTLGDVYSLGILLLEMFTGRSPTDDTFRGSLDLHKFSEDALPERIWEIADMTMWLHTGAFNSTTRCRIENCLVSVIALGISCSKKQPRERTLIRDAATEMHAIRDSYLNLARSLMVEHGVDTTLQ